Below is a genomic region from Nitrospiraceae bacterium.
TAGCTAATCCCTAGTTCGGCGGCCGTTTCCTGGTCATCGTGCCTCCCCTTCCGTATTAAGAAATTCGACAGGAGGGGATAATGACACGATCTACTAGCCCGTCCCCACAATCCGGGGATTCTACCACCCCACACCTACTGTTTGTGGTTTAACGCAATAATCCTGTTCTGCGAAACAAAATATGCCCGCTCCTTCCATCCATGATTTGTCTTTTCACACAAAAATGCTTCACTCTCCGCTCTTTGTTGCCGATAAACCTCTTATGCAGGACTTCGATAGTGCCAACCATCCTACCACTAGAGTATTGACTCTTTCTGGACACCTGGATGCCCTTCAAACCCTGAGGCTTGAAAAATTCATTGAGGAGGCCCAACAAGGAACCTGCCGCCACGTCATCCTCAATCTTTCCAACGTGGCCACCATGGACCTTGGAGGAGTAGGCAACCTTTTTACCTGGTACCACGCTTTGCATATCAATCAGGTGCGCCTCAGTATCGTGGCCCCGTCCCCCATGGTCCGCAATACGATGGAATCTCTTCATTTGACGGAACTCATTTCGATCTATTCTTCTGTTCCTGAAGCCATCAGTCACCATCCTACCCCCAATTCCATTTCTTCCTAACGACCTCCTGGCCATGGGCATGACGGTTTGATCCTGAACCCATCGGTCTCCTTGGGGCAGATTAAATTTTAACCCCCCGCCGATTCACAGAGGGAATCCGCCCCTGATTGACCATTTTGTAGAGCTGGGCAGAGACAAGCAGGAATGGATTGCTAAACATTTGAGGTCCATCCTCGTAAAACACTGAGTTCGAGGTTTTTATTTAGACTCACGACCCTCGCCTTAAAAAGGCAAACTTGGACGATCACCCTAGAGAATGAATAAGTAAGACCAGGAGTGATAATCCATTTGACTGACAAGGCGATTGACCATTTTCGAGTGTGATCAACTGAGATTGGGGTCCATCCTAAATCGTGACTAAAACCGTGACCAACTTTTCCATCAAAACTCTGCCAAAGCGCCCTACCTCCAATGGGTTTATTCCCCGCCAATCAATGCCGCGTAAAAGCATTATTGCCTATTTTTAACCACAGCCTCCCACGACAGGACTCCAAAAGAGGCCACCGTGCTGGACCGTCGACGCACGTGCTCACCAACGGGACACAGAATGCGCTCGGTTCAAGGTTGCCGAAAAAATCAAATGTCCAACCCCGTAAGAAGTCAGCCTCATGTGAAACCTATTGAAAAGAGATAAGGCCTGCTGCCTATTGAATCTCCCAGTCGGTGGAGACGGCCCCAGGTGAGCCCATAGTGGTGATGGTTAAGCCATTCATGATCCACACCTCTACGGCACTGAGCAGGCTGTTGCGCCAGACAAGATCGGCCTTGCCGTTCCCATCGACATCCCCGACCTGCGCAATCTTCCACGACGAGCCGAGGCCGCCCAATACGCCAGAGGAGGCAATGGTGGCTCCATTCATCAGCCAGATGACCACCACGCCGCTCGTGTCATTCTTCCAAATCAGGTCAGCCTTGCCATCACCATTGGTATCGCCCACCCCCTCAATCTTCCAAGCCACGGAGGTGGTGCCCGGAAAGCCCACCGAGGTGATCGTCAACCCATTCATGAGCCATATCGCCACTGTCCCACTGCTGCCCCTGCGCCAAATGACATCAGCCTTCCCATCACCGTTCACATCACCCACCCCCGCCACCTGCCAGGCCAACGAGACCCCGGGGGGAAACCCCGCCGACGTGATAGTCGCCCCATTCATGAACCACACCGACACGGCGCCTGAACTGGTATTGCGCCACACGATGTCGGCTTTGCCATCACCGTTAACATCCCCGACGGCCTGAATGCCCCACGCCGGTGGTGCACTGCCGGGAAAGCCCACAGAGGTAATGGTCACCCCGTTCATCAGCCAAATAGCCACGGTGCCACTGGTGCTATTGCGCCAAATGACATCCGCCTTGCCATCACCATTCACATCGCCCACCCCTGCGATCTGCCACGCTAACGGCACTCCACCGGGGAAGCCAGCGGAGGCAATCGCTGTTCCGTTCATGAACCAGATGGCCGTGGCACCATTACTATTGCGCCAGACCAGGTCGGCCTTCCCGTCTCCATTCACATCACTGCTCTGTCTTCTGCCACTCTGATTGTTGACCGTAATAATGACATCCGCACTCGTAGAGAGTGCCCCGTCCGTGGCGGTTAGCCGCAAGACATAGGTCCCAGGGAGCGTAAAACTCCCGGTAGTATCCACTGCTGCGGGATTGCCGAAGGTGACCACACCTGGGCCACTCACCTTGCTCCAGAGGGTCGTGACCACGCCGGGGGGTTTGGGCAGGCCATCATCCGTCACGGTGCCATCAAGAATCGCCGCATTCGGCAACGTCACGATCTGCGGGGTGCCCCCATTGACCGACGGGGCTTGATTCATGGGCGGAGGGGGCGGCGCGGGATTGACGGTGATGGTGACTTCTGCACTCGTGGTTAGTTCGCCATCATTGGCAGTGAGGCGCAAGACATAAATTCCCGGAGCACTGAACCTGGCCGTGGTATCAACAGAAGAAGCATTGCCAAAGGTCACGGTTCCCGGCCCACTGACCTTGCTCCATGTGGTCGTGAGGGAACCAGGAGAAGGTGGGTGACCATCATCGCTGACCGTGCCATCAAGAGAGGCTATATTGGGAAGCGTGATGGTTTGATTTGTCCCCGCATTCACAGAAGGGGCTGTGTTACCGCTGTTACCCACATCGGCCACTCCCACGACATTCAGTTCTGCGACATAGCAGTAGTTGTCCAGAAAACGAATGCGGATATAAGCCCCTCGCGTGGGTGGAAAGCTGGCTGTCTTCTCCGTAATATCGTTGGCCCACGTGCCAGATGCCACGGGGCTTCCCCAGTCGCCATTCGTCGCCGACACATACACTTCGTACTGCGTACACTTTGTCCAGCTATAGGGGAGATATCTAATTTCACTGACGAGGTAATTGCCCCCAAGCGCGAGGACTATTTCATCATCTTGCCGGTTTCCCGGTCCCACGCTCCAGAAGGTGCCAGGCTTCCCGTCTAACACAACCTCTGGGATAAATACCCCCCCCCCCATCAAACAATCCAACAACAGCATCAAAAGAACTCGGCGGGACGATGCTCATCAGCCCTTGCGAAAGGACACTCAGCACCGGTGACACATCGCCGTCACGGACGGCCCAGGCGAAGCGAGCCAATACTTCCTCCTTCGGAAACACATTCTGATTATCGGTACCCCAGGCGAAGCCCCATGCGTGGCTGGAGGGCGATAATGAATCTTCCGTACCAGACCAATAGACGTCGATGGGGCCAGTATCAAAATGGTTGGCACCATTCTCCTGGACGTTTGTAAAAGGTAGAAGCCATCGTTGCAATAGCCGGAGGCCCAAAAAATCAATATCAATCCAAACTCCCCCCATTTCAGCGTTAAATAAGTGTCCCAGCTCACTGCCTATACAGTATTGGCCGACACCCCCCGAAGGGCTTTGTATCGCGCACGACGGATCGGGCTGGGAAGTGGTCGGTAGTCGCCAATTGGAAAAGCCACCCACCGTCAGGCTGGCCGCCCAATTGACCGCATTTTGCCAGGACATCCCGCCATCGGTTGTGTTGGCTCCATCATCAAAAGCTGACCCTGCCCCAAAGTTGGCA
It encodes:
- a CDS encoding FG-GAP repeat protein; its protein translation is MGGGVFIPEVVLDGKPGTFWSVGPGNRQDDEIVLALGGNYLVSEIRYLPYSWTKCTQYEVYVSATNGDWGSPVASGTWANDITEKTASFPPTRGAYIRIRFLDNYCYVAELNVVGVADVGNSGNTAPSVNAGTNQTITLPNIASLDGTVSDDGHPPSPGSLTTTWSKVSGPGTVTFGNASSVDTTARFSAPGIYVLRLTANDGELTTSAEVTITVNPAPPPPPMNQAPSVNGGTPQIVTLPNAAILDGTVTDDGLPKPPGVVTTLWSKVSGPGVVTFGNPAAVDTTGSFTLPGTYVLRLTATDGALSTSADVIITVNNQSGRRQSSDVNGDGKADLVWRNSNGATAIWFMNGTAIASAGFPGGVPLAWQIAGVGDVNGDGKADVIWRNSTSGTVAIWLMNGVTITSVGFPGSAPPAWGIQAVGDVNGDGKADIVWRNTSSGAVSVWFMNGATITSAGFPPGVSLAWQVAGVGDVNGDGKADVIWRRGSSGTVAIWLMNGLTITSVGFPGTTSVAWKIEGVGDTNGDGKADLIWKNDTSGVVVIWLMNGATIASSGVLGGLGSSWKIAQVGDVDGNGKADLVWRNSLLSAVEVWIMNGLTITTMGSPGAVSTDWEIQ
- a CDS encoding STAS domain-containing protein, giving the protein MPAPSIHDLSFHTKMLHSPLFVADKPLMQDFDSANHPTTRVLTLSGHLDALQTLRLEKFIEEAQQGTCRHVILNLSNVATMDLGGVGNLFTWYHALHINQVRLSIVAPSPMVRNTMESLHLTELISIYSSVPEAISHHPTPNSISS